From the genome of Candidatus Cloacimonadota bacterium:
AGACGATATGTGGATAACTCTCCCGATCCTGAACCGCAAGATGTTTCCGCTCATTTACACGGCGGAATTCCGCTTGCCGAGATTGATGCTTTGCAACAGTATTTTGATAATTACGAAGGAATCAGGAAATTACTTTTTTCCGATCTTAAAGAAAATTACCAACAATTTAGCAAAATTATAAATGAGAAAGAAGATATAAAAAAGTTTCTGGATGATGCGGAAGAAGTTAAACAAAAACATCTGGAATATGTAGAAGCAATTGAAAACTGGTGGCAAAACAATGTAAATTATTTGCACCAACTTCCCGCCAAACAAAACCTCTTTGAACTCAACAATATTTTTGCCGATACAATTTCCAAAAAATTCAGCAAACTCGGTATTCTGGATATTAACAAATCTCGCGGTTCTTTTGCTGCATATTGGAACGAATTATTGTCTGACCTAAAATCAGTTTCTGCCAGCGGTTGGAACGCAGAATTGATTCCCGAAAATGAAATCCTGGAATCGCAATTCCCCGAAATTATGGCAGAAAAACGACAAAATGAAACTCGCCGTGATGAACTGGAAGCTCTCTTTAAAGAAGTGGATGAATTAGAGGATGATGATTTTAATGAAGAAGAATATGATGTTTTCCC
Proteins encoded in this window:
- a CDS encoding type I restriction-modification system subunit M gives rise to the protein RRYVDNSPDPEPQDVSAHLHGGIPLAEIDALQQYFDNYEGIRKLLFSDLKENYQQFSKIINEKEDIKKFLDDAEEVKQKHLEYVEAIENWWQNNVNYLHQLPAKQNLFELNNIFADTISKKFSKLGILDINKSRGSFAAYWNELLSDLKSVSASGWNAELIPENEILESQFPEIMAEKRQNETRRDELEALFKEVDELEDDDFNEEEYDVFPKVIYKEIKSDLKEINGKIRELKKDIKTAKARQKVADNLTEFDEIISKLNSQIKPLETEKIKITAKLQTHDDTKKELAECKKTIKEVKDKTDELVEKAREKITPDEAEKLILIRWKQVFADTIMNYVLQYKRELQAKLEIIFDKYTVTLTDILQEREKENTQLNIFLKELGYE